In a single window of the Perca flavescens isolate YP-PL-M2 chromosome 18, PFLA_1.0, whole genome shotgun sequence genome:
- the gtf2h5 gene encoding general transcription factor IIH subunit 5 — MVNVHKGVLVECDPAMKQFLLYLDEKMALGKKFILKDLDDTHLFILAEVVQTLQERVGELMDQNSFTVTQK, encoded by the exons ATGGTCAACGTACACAAAGGTGTTCTTGTTGAATG TGATCCTGCCATGAAACAGTTCCTCCTCTACTTGGATGAAAAAATGGCCCTGGGAAAGAAGTTCATCCTCAAGGACCTTGACGACACACACCTCTTCATCCTGGCAGAGGTGGTTCAGACCCTCCAGGAGAGAGTTGGCGAGTTAATGGACCAGAACTCATTCACCGTCACGCAGAAATGA
- the serac1 gene encoding protein SERAC1, whose translation MSGAALRLIRCRRLSTAGPPGVRKVLQWKDLRKVAKVTGAVVSGGCLLITYEVVALNKAVTIDTSAILQEKYKSYIYLTATPSDEKENLTAGLTHKARRELHKAARRFLEISSRVFLQTLDEHFSHVDADPHEVALWVLLKRTRSANKAIRLQAVQELAENHHWHDYQYQTAAQVIDQGTAVGLARTPQVDHRFFLRSPALPDLEDGLSAEDGLRQLLASLPQSEVDKCVQYFTSLALRESTQSLAAQRGGLWCFGGNGLPYAQSLTSVPSEKVESFCLQALVQHSKVQSHCDQIVANGGLQLLQRVYQLRRDSLKIQRNIVRIIGNLALNEGVHQAITQSGWVSVLAEMMQSPHVMQASHAARALANLDRETVKEKYQDGVYILHPQTRCNQPIKADVLFIHGILGAAFKTWRQKDRNMLEEEKEAESRDDYTECWPKSWLAADCPNLRVLSVEYDSHLSDWMAKCPAENQRKSLAYRSRELLKKLKLAGVGERPVVWVAHSMGGLLVKKMLLDASEDPDMHGLLKNTKGIMFYSVPHHGTFMAEYSVNVRYLLFPSVEVRELCKDSPALRNLNENFLNMAKEKEIKVLSFAETLPTNIGPMIKILVVPTQSANLGIGELIEVDVDHLNICKPEKKDSFLYKRSLQFILEALQSYISH comes from the exons ATGTCTGGTGCAGCTCTACGTTTGATCCGCTGTCGGAGACTGAGCACAGCTGGGCCGCCTGGAGTCAGGAAAGTGCTTCAGTGGAAGGATTTAA GGAAGGTTGCTAAAGTAACTGGTGCCGTTGTCTCGGG AGGCTGTCTTTTGATCACATATGAAGTGGTGGCCTTGAACAAGGCTGTGACCATTGACACTAGTGCCATTCTTCAGGAGAAATACAAGTCTTACATCTATCTGACAGCCACTCCCTCAGATGAAAAGGAAAATCTTACTGCAG GGCTCACACACAAAGCAAGGAGGGAACTTCATAAAGCAGCAAGGCGGTTTCTGGAAATATCATCTAGGGTTTTCCTGCAAACACTAGACG AGCACTTCAGCCATGTAGATGCAGACCCACATGAGGTGGCATTATGGGTCTTACTAAAGAGGACACGGTCAGCCAACAAAGCTATCAGACTACAGGCTGTTCAGGAACTTGCAGAAAATCACCACTGGCACG ACTACCAGTACCAGACAGCAGCCCAGGTTATAGACCAAGGAACAGCAGTGGGCCTGGCCCGGACTCCCCAGGTAGACCATAGATTCTTCTTGCGCTCACCTGCACTGCCTGACCTTGAGGAT GGTTTGTCAGCAGAGGATGGACTGAGGCAGCTGCTGGCATCTCTGCCTCAGTCGGAGGTGGACAAATGTGTTCAGTACTTCACCTCACTGGCCCTCAGAGAGAGCACTCAGTCCTTGGCAGCACAACGG GGTGGTCTGTGGTGTTTCGGAGGTAATGGGCTGCCTTACGCCCAGAGCCTCACCTCTGTTCCCTCTGAGAAGGTGGAATCTTTCTGCCTACAGGCATTGGTACAGCACTCAAAG GTCCAGAGCCACTGTGACCAAATAGTTGCCAATGGGGGtcttcagctcctccagagGGTTTATCAGCTTCGTAGAGACTCCCTGAAGATTCAGAGGAACATTGTTCGTATCATAGGAAATTTGGCACTCAATGAAGGTGTTCACCAGGCCATAACCCAGTCTG GCTGGGTATCTGTCCTGGCTGAGATGATGCAGTCTCCTCATGTCATGCAGGCATCTCATGCAGCCCGCGCTCTGGCCAACCTGGATAGGGAGACGGTAAAAGAGAAATACCAAGACGGTGTCTATATCCTCCACCCACAAACACGTTGCAA CCAGCCAATCAAAGCAGACGTGCTCTTCATCCATGGGATTCTCGGGGCAGCTTTTAAGACATGGAGGCAGAAGGACCGCAATATGttagaggaagagaaggaagcAGAAAGCAGGGACGACTACACAGAGTGCTGGCCAAAG TCATGGTTGGCTGCTGATTGTCCAAATCTGAGAGTACTATCGGTGGAGTATGACAGTCATCTCAGTGACTGGATGGCCAAATGTCCCGCTGAGAATCAGAG GAAGTCCTTGGCCTACAGAAGTCGAGAGCTGCTAAAGAAGTTAAAGCTGGCAGGAGTTGGAGAGAGGCCTGTGGTCTGGGTAGCCCACAGCATGGGAG GATTGCTTGTGAAGAAAATGCTGCTGGATGCCTCAGAGGACCCAGATATGCATGGACTGTTAAAGAACACCAAGGGCATTATGTTCTATAGTGTTCCACACCATGGCACCTTTATGGCAGAGTACTCAGTCAATGTCAGATATCTCCTCTTTCCCTCTGTAGAAGTCAGAGAACTTTGTAAAG ACTCACCAGCACTGCGCAACCTGAATGAGAACTTCCTAAACATGGCCAAAGAAAAGGAAATCAAGGTGCTGAGCTTTGCAGAGACGCTGCCGACAAACATTGGTCCCATGATCAAGATACTAGTGGTACCAACACAGTCCGCAa ATCTCGGCATCGGGGAGCTCATCGAGGTAGACGTAGATCATCTTAACATCTGCAAGCCGGAGAAGAAGGATTCATTTCTGTACAAGCGCAGCCTCCAGTTCATTCTAGAAGCACTGCAGAGCTATATTAGCCACTGA
- the tmem181 gene encoding transmembrane protein 181 isoform X1: MWIHCNILTCFLGTQTNEPKEMELLAPMRLYTLSKRHFVLVFVFFLICFGLTVFIGIAGPKIIAEQEHNVDPLLLKNLSVKTGPFNLHSPPLTTYNQQLWLTCVMQAEHSNMGDFQQPFEINVELKGVIQDASVMHINNIHQKSRTLHCGAKCDEIIVLHLGYLNYTQYQVMVSFKGLENITYEIKIKFVWKTYNPTFSQVEIWFRFVFVVLTFMVTCMFAHSLRKFSMRDWGIEQKWMSILLPLLLLYNDPFFPLSFLVNSWFPGTLDTFFQALFLCALLLFWLCVYHGIRVQGERKCLTFYLPKLIIVGLLWLSAVTLGIWQTVNELQDPTYQYKVDIVNFQGMKVFFLIVVALYILYLIFLVVRACSELKNMPYSDLRLRFLTALTFVVLVISMVILYLRFGAKALQDNFVAELSTHYQNSAEFLSFYGLLNFYLYTLAFVYSPSKNALYDSQLKDNPAFSMLNDSDDEVIYGSDYEDMPLQNGRAIKATTKYQDESDSD, translated from the exons ATGTGGATTCACTGCAACATTTTAACGTGTTTTCTCGGCACCCAAACGAACGAACCGAAAGAAATGGAGCT ATTGGCCCCTATGCGGCTCTACACCCTGTCCAAAAGACATTTTGTCTTGGTCTTCGTGTTTTTCCTGATCTGTTTTGGCCTCACAGTCTTCATTGGGATTGCAG gTCCTAAGATTATTGCTGAACAGGAGCACAATGTTGATCCGTTACTTCTCAAAAACCTCTCAGTTAAG ACTGGGCCCTTCAATCTACATTCTCCTCCTCTCACCACCTACAACCAGCAGCTATGGCTCACCTGTGTGATGCAGGCTGAACATAGCAATA TGGGAGACTTCCAGCAGCCTTTCGAAATCAATGTTGAACTAAAGGGAGTGATTCAGGACGCCAGCGTGATGCACATCAACAACATACACCAGAAATCACGAACACTACACTGCGGGGCT AAATGTGATGAGATCATTGTGCTCCACCTTGGCTATCTAAACTACACCCAGTACCAGGTCATGGTCAGCTTCAAAGGCCTTGAAAATATCACATATGAAATCAAGATCAAGTTTGTG tGGAAAACCTACAACCCCACCTTCTCGCAAGTGGAGATCTGGTTTCGTTTTGTCTTTGTGGTGTTGACCTTTATGGTGACG TGTATGTTTGCACACTCACTGAGAAAGTTTTCTATGAGGGATTGGGGCATCGAACAGAAGTGGATGTCTATCCTGCTCCCTTTGTTGCTACTCTACAATG ATCCATTTTTCCCACTGTCATTCCTGGTGAACAGCTGGTTTCCAGGCACCTTGGACACTTTCTTCCAGGCTCTGTTCCTGTGCGCCCTGCTGCTCTTCTGGCTCTGTGTTTATCATGGCATCAGGGTTCAG GGTGAGAGGAAATGTCTGACGTTCTACCTGCCTAAGCTGATCATTGTAGGTCTTCTGTGGCTTTCAGCAGTTACACTGGGCATATGGCAAAC GGTTAATGAACTCCAAGACCCTACATATCAGTATAAAGTCGACATAGTGAACTTTCAG GGCATGAAGGTCTTCTTCCTGATCGTAGTTGCCCTCTACATCCTCTACCTGATCTTTCTGGTGGTCAGAGCTTGTTCTGAGCTCAAGAACATGCCTTACTCAG ACCTCCGGCTCAGATTTTTGACAGCGTTGACATTTGTGGTCCTTGTTATAAG CATGGTCATTCTCTACCTGAGGTTTGGTGCCAAGGCTCTCCAAGACAATTTTGTCGCTGAACTGTCTACTCATTACCAAAACT CAGCTGAATTTTTATCCTTCTATGGCCTACTCAACTTTTACTTGTACACATTGGCATTTGTGTATTCCCCCTCCAAAAATGCACTTTATG ACTCCCAGTTGAAGGATAATCCTGCTTTTTCCATGCTGAATGACTCCGATGATGAAGTAATATACGG GAGTGATTATGAAGACATGCCTTTACAAAATGGACGCGCTATCAAAGCAACCACGAAGTACCAGGATGAGAGTGACAGCGACTGA
- the dynlt1b gene encoding dynein light chain Tctex-type 1, producing MDEYQTEEETAFVVEEVSKIIKESVEAAIGGNAYQHSRVNQWSTSVVEQCLSQLSKLGKPFKYIVTCIIMQKNGAGLQTASTCFWDNSSDGSCAVRWENKSMYCIVNVFGLAL from the exons ATGGACGAGTATCAGACAGAAGAGGAG ACTGCGTTTGTCGTTGAAGAAGTGAGCAAAATCATAAAAGAG TCAGTAGAAGCAGCCATAGGAGGAAATGCCTACCAGCACAGCAGAGTTAACCAGTGGAGCACCAGTGTAGTGGAGCAGTGCCTCAGTCAACTCAGCAAGCTGGGAAAGCCTTTCAAATATATTG TAACGTGTATCATCATGCAGAAAAATGGAGCAGGTCTGCAAACAGCCAGCACATGCTTCTGGGACAACTCAAGTGATG GAAGCTGTGCCGTGAGATGGGAGAACAAGTCCATGTACTGTATCGTCAATGTTTTTGGACTGGCCCTCTGA
- the tmem181 gene encoding transmembrane protein 181 isoform X2: MDTDYSSGLENPLYSELKYFCRKIKEAYNELKEDLTPYRDDRFYRLAPMRLYTLSKRHFVLVFVFFLICFGLTVFIGIAGPKIIAEQEHNVDPLLLKNLSVKTGPFNLHSPPLTTYNQQLWLTCVMQAEHSNMGDFQQPFEINVELKGVIQDASVMHINNIHQKSRTLHCGAKCDEIIVLHLGYLNYTQYQVMVSFKGLENITYEIKIKFVWKTYNPTFSQVEIWFRFVFVVLTFMVTCMFAHSLRKFSMRDWGIEQKWMSILLPLLLLYNDPFFPLSFLVNSWFPGTLDTFFQALFLCALLLFWLCVYHGIRVQGERKCLTFYLPKLIIVGLLWLSAVTLGIWQTVNELQDPTYQYKVDIVNFQGMKVFFLIVVALYILYLIFLVVRACSELKNMPYSDLRLRFLTALTFVVLVISMVILYLRFGAKALQDNFVAELSTHYQNSAEFLSFYGLLNFYLYTLAFVYSPSKNALYDSQLKDNPAFSMLNDSDDEVIYGSDYEDMPLQNGRAIKATTKYQDESDSD, translated from the exons ATGGACACCGACTACTCGTCCGGCTTGGAAAACCCTCTGTACAGCGAGCTGAAATACTTCTGTAGGAAGATAAAGGAGGCCTACAACGAGCTAAAGGAGGACCTGACACCTTACCGGGATGATCGCTTTTACAG ATTGGCCCCTATGCGGCTCTACACCCTGTCCAAAAGACATTTTGTCTTGGTCTTCGTGTTTTTCCTGATCTGTTTTGGCCTCACAGTCTTCATTGGGATTGCAG gTCCTAAGATTATTGCTGAACAGGAGCACAATGTTGATCCGTTACTTCTCAAAAACCTCTCAGTTAAG ACTGGGCCCTTCAATCTACATTCTCCTCCTCTCACCACCTACAACCAGCAGCTATGGCTCACCTGTGTGATGCAGGCTGAACATAGCAATA TGGGAGACTTCCAGCAGCCTTTCGAAATCAATGTTGAACTAAAGGGAGTGATTCAGGACGCCAGCGTGATGCACATCAACAACATACACCAGAAATCACGAACACTACACTGCGGGGCT AAATGTGATGAGATCATTGTGCTCCACCTTGGCTATCTAAACTACACCCAGTACCAGGTCATGGTCAGCTTCAAAGGCCTTGAAAATATCACATATGAAATCAAGATCAAGTTTGTG tGGAAAACCTACAACCCCACCTTCTCGCAAGTGGAGATCTGGTTTCGTTTTGTCTTTGTGGTGTTGACCTTTATGGTGACG TGTATGTTTGCACACTCACTGAGAAAGTTTTCTATGAGGGATTGGGGCATCGAACAGAAGTGGATGTCTATCCTGCTCCCTTTGTTGCTACTCTACAATG ATCCATTTTTCCCACTGTCATTCCTGGTGAACAGCTGGTTTCCAGGCACCTTGGACACTTTCTTCCAGGCTCTGTTCCTGTGCGCCCTGCTGCTCTTCTGGCTCTGTGTTTATCATGGCATCAGGGTTCAG GGTGAGAGGAAATGTCTGACGTTCTACCTGCCTAAGCTGATCATTGTAGGTCTTCTGTGGCTTTCAGCAGTTACACTGGGCATATGGCAAAC GGTTAATGAACTCCAAGACCCTACATATCAGTATAAAGTCGACATAGTGAACTTTCAG GGCATGAAGGTCTTCTTCCTGATCGTAGTTGCCCTCTACATCCTCTACCTGATCTTTCTGGTGGTCAGAGCTTGTTCTGAGCTCAAGAACATGCCTTACTCAG ACCTCCGGCTCAGATTTTTGACAGCGTTGACATTTGTGGTCCTTGTTATAAG CATGGTCATTCTCTACCTGAGGTTTGGTGCCAAGGCTCTCCAAGACAATTTTGTCGCTGAACTGTCTACTCATTACCAAAACT CAGCTGAATTTTTATCCTTCTATGGCCTACTCAACTTTTACTTGTACACATTGGCATTTGTGTATTCCCCCTCCAAAAATGCACTTTATG ACTCCCAGTTGAAGGATAATCCTGCTTTTTCCATGCTGAATGACTCCGATGATGAAGTAATATACGG GAGTGATTATGAAGACATGCCTTTACAAAATGGACGCGCTATCAAAGCAACCACGAAGTACCAGGATGAGAGTGACAGCGACTGA